A window of Methanomassiliicoccus luminyensis B10 contains these coding sequences:
- a CDS encoding HAD-IB family phosphatase, with protein MERAFDLVAFDMDGVLVDFASSWTWVHEHFKVSNEVSLDDYIEGRIDDLEFMRRDIALWMRKKDGLCMMDIDEILRPVPIVAGIAETVSTLRRQGTKCVIISGGLDMAARRIAEEFGFDDFMANSLECDPQGRLTGNGVLRVELSNKRRALQRFQALYGAPEERTAAIGNSFVDVSMFAGSGLSIAFNPIDDLVEKRANVVLRSRDLRDVLPPLLNHGSRASR; from the coding sequence ATGGAACGCGCCTTCGACCTGGTGGCCTTCGACATGGACGGCGTGCTGGTCGATTTTGCCAGCTCGTGGACCTGGGTGCACGAGCACTTCAAGGTGAGCAACGAGGTCTCCCTCGACGACTACATAGAAGGCCGCATCGACGACCTGGAGTTCATGCGCCGGGACATCGCGCTGTGGATGAGGAAGAAGGACGGCCTCTGCATGATGGACATCGACGAGATCCTGAGGCCGGTGCCGATCGTCGCCGGGATCGCCGAGACCGTCAGCACCCTGCGGCGCCAGGGCACCAAGTGCGTCATCATCAGCGGCGGGCTGGACATGGCCGCCCGGCGCATCGCGGAGGAGTTCGGCTTCGACGACTTCATGGCCAACAGCCTGGAATGCGACCCGCAGGGACGGCTCACCGGCAACGGCGTGCTGCGGGTGGAGCTGTCGAACAAGAGGAGGGCCTTGCAGCGGTTCCAGGCTTTGTACGGGGCGCCGGAGGAGCGGACCGCGGCCATCGGCAACAGCTTCGTGGACGTGTCCATGTTCGCGGGGTCCGGCCTGTCCATAGCTTTCAATCCCATCGATGACCTGGTGGAGAAGAGAGCGAACGTGGTGCTGCGCTCCCGGGACCTGCGGGATGTGCTGCCCCCGCTGCTCAATCACGGTAGCCGTGCTTCCCGATGA
- the thyX gene encoding FAD-dependent thymidylate synthase yields MRVTLLSYTKDAERLCAAAAHSCYSEKPASELMDEWTEKKGERWLGSPLDSGHHSVIEHANYTFSIEGVSRATTHQLVRHRLASFSQQSQRYVDMKNAEYVVPESIAADPELEKRFRALMDKIWEEYRALSEKVPVEDARYVLPNACTTNITVTMNARELWHFFELRTCRRAQDEIRAVADEMLRLAQEASPFIFKRAGPPCISKGKCSEGRMSCGKPRTELKRA; encoded by the coding sequence GTGCGCGTCACCCTTCTCTCATACACCAAGGACGCGGAGCGGCTGTGCGCCGCCGCGGCCCACTCCTGCTATTCCGAGAAGCCGGCCAGCGAGCTGATGGACGAGTGGACGGAGAAGAAGGGGGAGCGGTGGCTCGGCTCTCCTCTGGACAGCGGCCACCATTCGGTCATCGAGCACGCCAACTATACTTTCTCCATCGAGGGGGTGTCTCGCGCGACCACTCATCAGCTCGTTCGCCATAGGCTCGCCTCATTCTCTCAGCAGTCCCAGCGCTACGTGGACATGAAGAACGCTGAGTACGTGGTGCCGGAGAGCATCGCCGCCGATCCCGAGCTCGAAAAGCGGTTCCGCGCCCTGATGGACAAGATCTGGGAGGAGTACCGGGCTCTGAGCGAGAAGGTCCCGGTAGAGGATGCCAGATACGTTCTGCCCAATGCCTGCACCACCAACATCACCGTGACAATGAACGCCCGAGAGCTGTGGCACTTCTTCGAGCTCAGAACCTGCCGCCGCGCCCAAGATGAGATACGCGCCGTGGCCGATGAGATGCTCCGCCTGGCCCAGGAGGCGTCCCCGTTCATCTTCAAGAGGGCCGGGCCTCCGTGCATATCGAAGGGCAAGTGCTCGGAGGGCAGGATGTCCTGCGGGAAGCCCCGCACCGAGCTGAAGAGGGCTTAG
- a CDS encoding DNA-methyltransferase — protein sequence MRIEPLPLESTNPVAELVPGRDAYYHTDLGATYLGDSSELLKLVPDDSIDLVVTSPPYALVFKKKYGNVDAEEYTRWFLTFSDEIFRVLKPTGSFVLNIGGCWNKGSPTRSLYQFELLLNLTKKFKLAQEFFWYNPAKLPAPAEWVTVQRIRVKDSVEYVWWLSKTERPKADNRKVLQPYSPDQLRLIENGYRAKKRPSGHNITNGFQKDHGGSIPPNVLQMGNNDSNGDYLKKCSEFGLDPHPARFPSDLPGFFIKFLTDPGDVVLDPFCGSNVTGRTAEDLKRKWLGFELVQDYLDGSKYRFDYINE from the coding sequence ATGCGCATAGAGCCTCTGCCCCTGGAGTCGACGAACCCCGTCGCCGAGCTCGTGCCCGGACGGGATGCTTATTACCATACCGACCTGGGAGCCACATATCTAGGCGACTCTTCAGAACTGCTCAAGCTCGTGCCGGACGATTCGATAGATCTTGTGGTCACCTCGCCCCCGTACGCCCTAGTGTTCAAGAAGAAGTACGGGAACGTGGATGCAGAGGAATATACCAGATGGTTCCTGACATTCTCAGATGAAATCTTCAGGGTTCTGAAGCCAACCGGCAGCTTCGTCCTCAATATCGGTGGGTGCTGGAACAAGGGCTCGCCTACACGATCCCTCTATCAATTCGAGCTATTGCTCAACCTGACCAAGAAGTTCAAACTGGCTCAGGAGTTCTTCTGGTATAACCCGGCCAAGCTGCCTGCTCCCGCGGAATGGGTCACGGTACAGAGGATCAGAGTGAAGGATTCCGTGGAGTACGTATGGTGGCTGTCCAAGACCGAACGGCCGAAAGCTGATAACCGCAAGGTCCTCCAACCCTACAGCCCGGACCAGCTCCGGCTCATCGAAAACGGCTACCGGGCCAAGAAGCGGCCGTCAGGCCACAACATCACCAATGGGTTCCAGAAAGACCATGGCGGCTCCATCCCGCCGAACGTGCTACAAATGGGCAACAATGATTCGAACGGCGACTATCTGAAGAAATGCAGTGAGTTCGGCCTGGACCCCCATCCCGCGAGGTTTCCCTCAGATCTACCTGGATTCTTCATCAAGTTCCTGACCGACCCTGGAGACGTGGTTCTGGACCCGTTCTGTGGGAGCAACGTCACCGGCAGGACCGCCGAGGACCTCAAGCGGAAGTGGCTGGGATTCGAGCTGGTGCAGGACTACCTGGACGGGTCGAAGTATCGCTTTGACTACATCAATGAATGA
- a CDS encoding 30S ribosomal protein S17e: MGNIRPTYIKRIALDLVKQYPTVFNDDFENNKALVSKLTNVESITMRNRIAGYVTRYWQHMET, encoded by the coding sequence ATGGGAAATATCAGACCCACTTACATCAAGAGGATCGCACTTGACCTCGTTAAGCAGTACCCCACCGTCTTCAACGACGATTTCGAGAACAACAAGGCCCTGGTCTCCAAGTTGACCAACGTAGAGTCGATCACCATGAGAAACCGCATCGCCGGCTACGTCACCAGGTACTGGCAGCACATGGAAACCTGA
- a CDS encoding GNAT family N-acetyltransferase: MIRRATEEDLPEIQRLQRAAFKEEAEHVNDTEIKPMTQTVEGIGEELRTSIVLNYVEDGKIIGSVRARMEGDTCHIGRLVVLPDRWSKGIGKALMIEVESRFPEAQAFELFTRADHPRTRPFYAKLGYLPFKTEKVTDALSFVHLRKERA, from the coding sequence ATGATCCGGCGAGCGACCGAAGAGGACCTGCCAGAGATACAACGGCTTCAAAGGGCGGCATTCAAGGAGGAGGCCGAGCATGTCAACGATACCGAGATCAAGCCGATGACCCAGACCGTCGAGGGGATAGGGGAGGAGTTGAGGACATCCATCGTCCTCAACTACGTCGAGGACGGGAAGATCATCGGCTCCGTCAGGGCCAGGATGGAGGGCGATACCTGCCATATCGGCCGCTTGGTGGTGCTCCCGGACCGCTGGAGCAAGGGGATCGGGAAGGCCCTGATGATAGAGGTCGAGTCCCGCTTTCCGGAGGCCCAAGCGTTCGAGCTGTTCACCCGGGCTGACCATCCCAGGACCAGGCCGTTCTACGCCAAGCTCGGGTACCTTCCGTTCAAGACGGAGAAGGTGACCGACGCCCTGAGCTTCGTGCATCTGAGGAAGGAGAGGGCATAG
- a CDS encoding MBL fold metallo-hydrolase, translated as MNAVSKVIFPGVLRNKNGVLVEAHSTSTLVTSEDHIIVVDTSSPQFRPLLLDGLRRLGVDPLKVDMVVNTHLHHDHCSNNDLFPNATFYARVEEDPSPGMQAVREDTDLCLDVRLVHTPGHTRGSMSVVVRAPDGVHVVAGDAVPTRENFEQWVPPMIRFDESVALDSMRRIADMAAVIVPGHGPAFRTYGEKR; from the coding sequence ATGAACGCGGTCAGCAAGGTCATCTTCCCCGGCGTCCTGCGCAACAAGAACGGGGTGCTGGTGGAGGCGCACTCCACCTCCACGCTGGTCACCAGCGAGGACCACATCATCGTGGTGGATACTTCCAGCCCGCAGTTCCGGCCCCTGCTGCTGGACGGACTGAGGCGGCTGGGCGTCGACCCGCTCAAAGTGGACATGGTCGTCAACACCCATCTCCATCACGATCACTGCTCCAACAACGATCTCTTCCCCAATGCCACGTTCTACGCGCGCGTCGAGGAAGATCCCAGCCCCGGCATGCAGGCGGTGAGGGAGGACACCGACCTATGCCTGGACGTCCGCCTGGTGCACACCCCCGGCCATACCAGGGGCTCCATGAGCGTGGTGGTGAGGGCCCCCGACGGCGTGCACGTGGTGGCCGGGGACGCCGTCCCCACCCGGGAGAACTTCGAGCAGTGGGTCCCGCCCATGATCAGGTTCGATGAGTCCGTGGCCCTGGACAGCATGCGCCGCATCGCTGACATGGCCGCGGTCATCGTGCCCGGGCACGGGCCCGCCTTCAGGACCTACGGGGAGAAGCGATAA
- the pcm gene encoding protein-L-isoaspartate O-methyltransferase, whose product MHEDERGQLIERLRRYGYVTDRKVLEAMGSVPREEFLPADQRRLAYQDTPLSIGKGQTISAPHMVGMMLDALELRPGMKVLEIGTGSGYHASLMGYLVRPNGRVYTVERIEELGTSARGTLERLGFGDVVEVVIADGTEGLKEHAPYDRILVTAAAPSVPQPLKEQLADGGRLLLPLGTRAMQELVMVTRHGDEYRRQELGGVMFVPLIGKHGYRD is encoded by the coding sequence ATGCATGAGGACGAGCGGGGCCAGCTGATAGAGAGGTTGCGGCGCTACGGGTACGTGACGGACCGGAAGGTCCTGGAGGCCATGGGTTCGGTACCCCGGGAGGAGTTCCTCCCCGCTGACCAGAGGAGGCTAGCTTACCAGGACACCCCCCTGAGCATCGGGAAGGGGCAGACCATCTCGGCGCCGCACATGGTGGGCATGATGCTCGACGCTCTGGAGCTGAGGCCGGGGATGAAGGTCCTGGAGATCGGGACCGGCTCCGGCTACCACGCCTCGCTGATGGGGTACCTGGTCCGTCCGAACGGGAGGGTGTATACTGTCGAGAGGATCGAGGAGCTCGGCACGAGCGCCCGGGGGACCCTGGAGAGGCTGGGCTTCGGCGACGTGGTGGAGGTTGTCATCGCCGACGGCACCGAGGGGCTGAAGGAGCACGCGCCGTACGACCGCATACTGGTGACCGCGGCCGCGCCGTCGGTCCCCCAACCGCTCAAGGAGCAGTTAGCCGACGGGGGGCGGTTGCTGCTGCCTCTGGGCACCAGGGCCATGCAGGAGCTGGTGATGGTGACCCGGCATGGGGACGAGTACCGCCGGCAGGAGCTGGGCGGGGTGATGTTCGTGCCCCTCATCGGGAAGCACGGCTACCGTGATTGA
- a CDS encoding rhomboid family intramembrane serine protease, which translates to MDPYSLVIIGIIVVILALGTRKRFDLVYLLVLGNLAILFVDIISPAAKLDLAFRPGYLSTGENLYTLFTQMFVHAGFVHVLGNMLFLFLLGIPLEQRIGKKRFALVYFAAGIAGALMAAVVRWDTPWVYVLGASGAISGLVGALLVLYPRDEIPMMLGPILLPKVPVWAGAISWLVFAVLFAAIGGGNVAWEAHVGGLLAGLAIGLVIGRGVQEQRARERAPVDYSKLEPLATTAALRNALETIKTEKQPDIRRAWLEYFADHATCPNCKDGKLKYKGNKIVCPCHFEMEIR; encoded by the coding sequence ATGGACCCTTACTCCCTCGTGATAATCGGCATAATCGTGGTCATACTGGCGCTGGGGACCAGGAAAAGGTTCGACCTGGTCTACCTGCTGGTCCTGGGGAACCTGGCCATATTGTTCGTGGACATAATCTCCCCCGCCGCCAAGTTAGACCTGGCCTTCCGGCCGGGATATCTCAGCACCGGGGAGAACCTCTACACGCTGTTCACTCAGATGTTCGTCCACGCCGGCTTCGTGCACGTGCTGGGCAATATGCTGTTCCTGTTCCTCCTGGGGATCCCCCTGGAGCAGCGCATCGGGAAGAAGCGCTTCGCCCTGGTGTACTTCGCCGCAGGCATCGCCGGCGCGCTCATGGCAGCGGTGGTGCGCTGGGATACCCCCTGGGTATACGTCCTCGGCGCGTCGGGCGCCATCTCCGGCCTGGTAGGCGCCCTTCTGGTGCTGTACCCGAGGGACGAGATCCCCATGATGCTCGGCCCCATACTCCTGCCCAAGGTGCCGGTATGGGCCGGGGCCATATCTTGGCTGGTGTTCGCGGTCCTGTTCGCCGCCATCGGCGGCGGCAACGTGGCCTGGGAAGCCCACGTCGGCGGCCTCCTGGCGGGCCTGGCCATCGGCCTGGTCATAGGGAGAGGGGTGCAGGAGCAGCGGGCCCGGGAAAGGGCCCCAGTGGACTACTCCAAGCTGGAGCCTCTGGCCACCACCGCCGCGCTGCGGAACGCGCTGGAGACCATCAAGACCGAGAAGCAGCCGGACATCCGCAGGGCCTGGCTGGAGTACTTCGCCGATCACGCCACCTGCCCCAACTGCAAGGATGGGAAGCTGAAGTACAAGGGCAACAAGATCGTGTGCCCCTGCCACTTCGAGATGGAGATCCGATGA
- a CDS encoding HVO_0476 family zinc finger protein translates to MSVPNALYLDCPSCGEHAVHEVLKGKIGKKQEVLEATVKCQECGHTYSTVVREPEMLKIPIIVSELGSSKKSEIELEAGERVSVNDELFLGEGHLLVTAIESDGRRVESCDTANISTIWAKKFDKVIVKISVNKHTRTIPTQIEAMPDEEFYVGDLMKVGNEDVVIHNIKSREGTVRRGSVPARDIVRIYTKAVRTTNA, encoded by the coding sequence ATGTCTGTACCAAACGCGCTTTACCTGGACTGCCCCTCCTGCGGGGAGCATGCTGTGCACGAGGTCCTGAAAGGCAAGATAGGCAAGAAGCAGGAGGTCTTGGAGGCCACGGTGAAGTGCCAGGAATGCGGGCACACCTACTCCACGGTGGTCCGCGAGCCGGAAATGCTCAAGATTCCCATAATCGTGTCCGAGCTCGGCAGCTCTAAGAAGAGCGAGATCGAGCTGGAGGCGGGGGAGCGGGTCAGCGTCAACGACGAACTGTTCCTGGGAGAGGGCCATCTTCTTGTAACGGCGATAGAGAGCGACGGCAGGAGGGTGGAGAGCTGCGACACCGCGAACATCTCCACCATCTGGGCCAAGAAGTTCGATAAGGTCATCGTGAAGATATCGGTCAACAAGCACACCCGGACCATCCCGACGCAGATAGAGGCGATGCCAGACGAGGAGTTCTACGTGGGCGACCTGATGAAGGTAGGGAACGAGGACGTGGTGATCCACAACATCAAGTCCAGGGAAGGCACCGTCCGCCGGGGCAGCGTGCCGGCCCGCGATATAGTACGGATCTACACCAAAGCGGTGAGGACCACCAACGCCTGA
- a CDS encoding carboxypeptidase regulatory-like domain-containing protein, with product MAAPGLSTQAAAASGDLTVTIASPAHNAVLASPLVPVTWTSSVPDGDVWFCEVQLDQNPILVAQTTEGHLFQGVPEGYHTVKVWIYNQTGERAFDSVNFIVDTSDPSLSITSPANGAWLSSSTTNVTWSATDPSLIAFFNVSLDGGDGQLLPPSKTYMAIDLEDGPHTFVIEAHDRIGNTAVRTVSFTVDTIAPAVEITSPDNGTGFNHDDVTVSWSGSSTDTTLVGYQIWVDGVKNIDAATTARQFTHGYSDGHHTVTIVAVDKAGNTVSDSVTFFVDTTELSLMAHTPTGGSEAIDVLIAVQFSKEMDHSATAITVSGVAGTMQWDGLIATFVPSSALSYGTGYTATVTGEDLVGNPITFSWSFTTTDLGTITGIVRNSNGNPLEGATVTLDDGQSFVTNATGRYYFQASAGTHELTIAKSGWASQTLQVDLAAGQFCEMGDLTMAPNDILTMLGIVAAVIAVVIVGIMVYLGRHRKGGRRRPPARAPVRSRRGMSDLQRRAMQNSRRIDDDDDGLDGLDRL from the coding sequence GTGGCTGCCCCAGGCCTCTCCACGCAAGCGGCGGCCGCATCAGGTGACCTGACGGTCACCATCGCCAGCCCGGCGCACAACGCGGTCCTCGCTTCCCCGCTGGTGCCGGTGACCTGGACGAGTAGCGTTCCTGATGGGGACGTGTGGTTCTGCGAGGTACAATTGGATCAAAACCCCATACTGGTGGCCCAGACCACCGAAGGCCACCTGTTCCAGGGTGTCCCCGAAGGGTACCATACGGTCAAGGTGTGGATCTACAACCAGACCGGGGAGAGGGCGTTCGACTCGGTAAACTTCATCGTAGATACGTCCGATCCCTCGCTTAGCATAACCTCGCCGGCCAACGGTGCGTGGCTGAGCAGCTCCACGACGAACGTGACCTGGAGCGCCACCGATCCGTCGCTGATCGCCTTCTTCAATGTCAGCCTGGACGGCGGGGACGGCCAGTTGCTCCCACCTTCCAAAACATACATGGCGATTGATCTCGAAGACGGTCCCCACACTTTCGTCATAGAAGCTCATGACAGGATTGGCAACACCGCCGTCCGAACGGTCTCCTTCACCGTCGATACGATCGCTCCGGCCGTGGAGATAACGAGTCCTGACAATGGGACGGGGTTCAACCACGATGACGTCACCGTGTCCTGGTCAGGCTCCAGTACCGATACGACACTGGTCGGGTATCAGATATGGGTCGATGGGGTGAAGAACATCGACGCCGCCACGACCGCGCGTCAATTCACCCATGGCTACTCTGATGGGCACCATACCGTCACTATCGTGGCGGTGGACAAGGCCGGCAATACCGTCTCCGACTCCGTCACCTTCTTTGTGGACACCACCGAGCTCAGCCTCATGGCCCACACTCCCACCGGCGGCAGCGAGGCAATCGACGTCCTCATAGCCGTGCAGTTCTCTAAGGAGATGGACCACAGCGCCACTGCCATTACGGTCAGCGGGGTCGCCGGCACGATGCAGTGGGACGGCCTCATCGCTACATTCGTCCCGTCCTCTGCGCTGTCTTACGGGACTGGATACACCGCCACTGTCACGGGAGAGGACCTGGTGGGCAACCCCATAACGTTCTCGTGGTCGTTCACTACCACTGACCTGGGCACCATCACCGGCATCGTCAGGAACAGCAACGGGAACCCCCTGGAGGGGGCGACCGTGACCCTGGACGACGGCCAGTCGTTCGTCACCAACGCCACTGGCAGGTACTACTTCCAGGCCTCCGCCGGAACCCACGAGCTGACCATCGCCAAGTCCGGCTGGGCCTCCCAGACCCTGCAGGTCGACCTGGCGGCAGGGCAGTTCTGCGAGATGGGCGACCTGACCATGGCCCCCAACGATATCCTCACCATGCTAGGCATAGTGGCGGCCGTGATCGCGGTGGTCATCGTGGGCATCATGGTCTACCTCGGCCGGCACCGCAAGGGCGGCAGACGGCGCCCCCCGGCCCGCGCCCCCGTCCGTTCCCGGAGGGGAATGTCCGACCTGCAGAGGAGGGCCATGCAGAACAGCCGGCGCATCGACGACGATGACGACGGCCTCGACGGCCTGGACCGGCTGTGA
- a CDS encoding TraB/GumN family protein, with amino-acid sequence MIVILGVGHVFDIASEVRRIIEEERPDVVGVELDPARYHALLHPGGQTNAPLTYRLLAAFQKRLAGQYGSEAGAEMLEAAKAAKDIGADLLFIDADASKLFQRMYREMPFAEKVKLGLSAFTSLFVSSKKVEKELENYQENEGTYMDQMGGQFPTLKRVLVDERNELMTKRINSAASRYPTVLAVVGDGHVDGIMRLLDRDDVRVYRLRDIREKGRGSQAKSVENNSQASFHYEY; translated from the coding sequence ATGATAGTCATACTGGGCGTGGGCCACGTCTTCGACATCGCCTCGGAAGTGCGGCGCATAATCGAGGAGGAGCGCCCCGACGTGGTGGGCGTGGAGCTCGATCCCGCCAGGTACCACGCCCTCCTCCACCCCGGAGGACAGACCAACGCCCCCCTGACCTATCGCCTCCTGGCGGCGTTCCAGAAGCGGCTGGCCGGACAGTACGGAAGCGAGGCCGGCGCGGAGATGCTGGAGGCCGCCAAGGCCGCCAAGGACATCGGGGCGGACCTGCTGTTCATCGACGCGGACGCCAGCAAGCTGTTCCAGAGGATGTACCGCGAGATGCCCTTCGCCGAGAAGGTCAAACTGGGCCTGTCGGCCTTCACCTCCCTCTTCGTCAGCTCCAAGAAGGTGGAGAAGGAGCTGGAGAACTACCAGGAGAACGAGGGCACCTATATGGACCAGATGGGGGGCCAGTTCCCCACGCTGAAGCGCGTCCTGGTGGACGAGCGGAACGAGCTGATGACCAAGCGGATCAACAGCGCCGCCTCCCGGTACCCCACCGTCCTGGCGGTGGTCGGGGACGGCCACGTGGACGGCATAATGCGCCTGCTGGACCGGGACGACGTCAGGGTGTACCGTCTGCGGGACATCCGCGAGAAAGGGCGGGGCTCCCAGGCCAAGAGCGTGGAGAACAACTCCCAGGCATCCTTCCACTACGAGTACTGA
- the rqcH gene encoding ribosome rescue protein RqcH has protein sequence MKDEMSAFDILAMTTEMQSLVGGYLDKVFHWEGKNVLLRVNSPGQGRKEVMLQDLQWLYLAPERPEMPDIPSQFAVNLRKYLTNCRIASVRQREFDRIVVMELEKGPSRYQVIIELFGDGNLIVVSEGKVLNAVISRKWRHREVRPGVEYVFPQPRFNPREMDEASFRKTVLNSSSDAVRTLATAVNVGGQYAEEACLRAGVEKNRKAKELSEDDVHKIYEALSMMLAEASSKLRPREVMEGGKAVDVTPIPLMQYATKEAREHGTFSDALHTYVSNLEGPEEKEDPEAKRLQRQLDQQRTAIEAQLAEARGYTEQAEAIYSDYMGTDAMLKKLAKITQGLNWERTVEAVKPLPDILSVDPEKHSVTATIAEKSVLLDYTLGVEGNANALYQRAKEAKDKMQGAKEAMAETEKKLAKVLKEGEMRRQAVKKAVRKTKEFWFERYKWFITSGGRLVLAGRDAHSNDQLVKKHLKATERFAHADVHGAPSVVVTDGNNASEEEMREACAFALAHSKAWTAGASEGTAYWVLPDQVSKMAQAGEFVPRGAFVIRGKRNYLYHLPLELAVGEIDYEGERKIMCGPVSSIEERSVKYAIIVPGKSERSKASSQLAKAFEVPEEEISRILPPGDVVIAETEGLRIEGMAQYAH, from the coding sequence ATGAAGGACGAGATGAGCGCGTTCGATATCCTGGCCATGACCACCGAGATGCAGTCCCTGGTCGGCGGCTATCTGGACAAGGTGTTCCACTGGGAGGGCAAGAACGTTCTCCTGCGCGTCAACTCGCCCGGCCAGGGGAGGAAGGAGGTCATGCTCCAGGACCTCCAGTGGCTCTATCTCGCCCCCGAGCGCCCGGAGATGCCGGACATCCCCTCCCAGTTCGCGGTGAACCTGCGCAAGTATCTCACCAACTGCCGCATCGCTTCGGTCCGCCAGCGGGAGTTCGACCGCATCGTGGTCATGGAACTGGAGAAGGGGCCGTCGAGGTACCAGGTGATCATCGAGCTGTTCGGGGACGGGAATCTGATCGTGGTATCGGAGGGAAAGGTGCTGAACGCGGTCATCTCGCGCAAGTGGCGCCACAGGGAGGTCCGTCCGGGCGTGGAGTACGTGTTCCCCCAGCCCCGGTTCAACCCCCGGGAGATGGACGAGGCCTCCTTCCGCAAGACCGTGCTGAACTCCTCCTCCGACGCGGTGCGTACCCTCGCCACCGCCGTGAACGTGGGAGGGCAGTACGCCGAGGAAGCGTGCCTCCGGGCGGGAGTGGAGAAGAACCGCAAGGCCAAGGAGCTGAGCGAGGACGACGTCCACAAGATATACGAGGCGCTGTCCATGATGCTCGCCGAGGCGTCATCGAAGCTGCGGCCGAGAGAAGTGATGGAAGGAGGCAAGGCTGTGGACGTGACGCCGATACCTCTGATGCAGTACGCTACCAAGGAAGCGAGGGAACATGGGACTTTCTCGGACGCGCTGCACACCTACGTTTCCAATCTGGAGGGGCCGGAGGAGAAGGAGGACCCCGAGGCCAAGAGGCTGCAGAGGCAGCTGGACCAGCAGAGGACGGCCATCGAGGCCCAGCTGGCCGAGGCTCGAGGGTACACGGAGCAGGCGGAAGCTATCTACTCCGACTACATGGGCACCGACGCCATGCTGAAAAAGCTGGCCAAGATCACCCAGGGACTGAACTGGGAGAGGACCGTGGAGGCGGTGAAACCGCTCCCGGACATACTGTCGGTCGATCCGGAGAAGCACAGCGTCACCGCCACCATCGCCGAGAAGAGCGTGCTGCTGGACTACACCCTCGGAGTGGAGGGGAACGCCAACGCCCTGTACCAGAGGGCCAAGGAGGCTAAAGACAAGATGCAGGGGGCCAAGGAGGCGATGGCGGAGACGGAGAAGAAGCTGGCCAAGGTCCTCAAGGAGGGCGAGATGCGCCGCCAGGCGGTCAAGAAGGCCGTCCGCAAGACCAAGGAGTTCTGGTTCGAGCGGTACAAGTGGTTCATCACCTCCGGAGGGCGCCTGGTGCTGGCCGGCCGCGACGCGCACTCCAACGACCAGCTGGTCAAGAAGCATCTCAAGGCTACCGAGCGGTTCGCCCACGCCGACGTGCACGGGGCGCCCAGCGTGGTAGTCACGGACGGCAACAACGCCTCCGAGGAGGAGATGAGGGAGGCGTGCGCCTTCGCTCTTGCTCATTCGAAAGCGTGGACCGCCGGGGCCTCGGAGGGGACCGCGTACTGGGTGCTGCCGGACCAGGTCAGCAAGATGGCCCAGGCCGGGGAGTTCGTGCCCCGGGGCGCCTTCGTCATCAGGGGAAAGAGGAACTACCTGTACCACCTGCCCCTGGAGCTCGCGGTCGGGGAGATCGACTACGAGGGGGAGCGGAAGATCATGTGCGGGCCGGTGTCCAGCATAGAAGAGCGTTCGGTCAAGTACGCTATCATCGTTCCGGGGAAGTCTGAGCGCAGCAAGGCGTCGTCGCAGCTGGCCAAGGCGTTCGAGGTCCCGGAGGAGGAGATATCGAGGATACTGCCCCCCGGGGATGTGGTGATCGCGGAGACCGAGGGCCTGAGGATCGAAGGCATGGCGCAATACGCGCATTGA